In the Helianthus annuus cultivar XRQ/B chromosome 11, HanXRQr2.0-SUNRISE, whole genome shotgun sequence genome, one interval contains:
- the LOC110892048 gene encoding UDP-glycosyltransferase 85A8, translating to MGSIVEMEKPHAICIPFPAQGHVNPMMKFAKLLHLKGFHISFVNTHFNNKRLLRSQGPSALDGLPDFRFYSIPDGLPPSDADSTQSIPDLCESLPKHSLEPFCELITRLKGASDVPPVSCIVLDGVISFTLKAAETFGLPSVVFWTTSACGLLTYSHYRDLVQKGYTPLKDMSYVTNGYLETSLDWIPGMNNIRLRDFPSFVRTTDKNDIMLNYLMNEVEALPRGSAVVLNTFDALEHDSVKPLNALNPRIFTLGPLHLMEQHLQDERVKQLGSSLWKEDVSCIHWLDTKDPGSVVFVNFGSIAVMTKEQLIEFGWGLANSKKNFLWIARPDIVGSTEAGMSPEFLVETKGRGMITSWCPQEQVLKHPAIGGFLIHSGWNSTLESISSGVPVLCWPFFAEQQTNCRYSCVEWGIGMEIDTNVKREEVEAQVREIIDGTKGKMMKAKALELKKKAKEAVTIGGSSYLNFDKLVTEILLKK from the exons ATGGGTTCCATAGTAGAAATGGAAAAGCCACATGCCATATGCATCCCCTTCCCAGCACAAGGCCATGTAAACCCCATGATGAAATTTGCTAAGCTCCTTCACTTGAAGGGATTCCACATCTCCTTCGTAAACACCCACTTCAACAATAAGCGCTTGCTCCGATCCCAAGGTCCCTCCGCCCTCGACGGCCTTCCAGACTTCCGTTTCTACTCCATTCCTGATGGCCTCCCACCATCTGATGCCGATTCCACCCAGTCAATCCCAGACCTTTGTGAATCACTTCCTAAGCACAGCTTGGAACCTTTCTGTGAGCTTATTACAAGGCTTAAAGGCGCCTCGGACGTGCCGCCAGTGAGCTGTATTGTTTTGGATGGGGTCATCAGTTTTACTCTTAAAGCTGCCGAAACATTTGGGTTGCCAAGTGTAGTCTTTTGGACCACGAGTGCTTGTGGGCTTTTGACTTATAGTCATTATCGTGATCTTGTTCAAAAGGGGTATACTCCTCTCAAAG ATATGAGTTATGTAACAAATGGGTATCTAGAAACAAGCTTGGATTGGATTCCGGGGATGAACAACATCCGGCTAAGGGATTTCCCAAGCTTCGTTCGAACCACAGACAAAAACGACATCATGCTCAACTATCTCATGAATGAAGTTGAGGCTCTACCGAGAGGCTCAGCTGTTGTGCTCAACACATTTGATGCCTTGGAACATGACAGTGTTAAACCTTTAAATGCATTGAACCCCAGAATTTTCACCTTGGGCCCACTACACCTGATGGAACAACATCTTCAAGATGAACGGGTCAAGCAACTTGGGTCTAGTCTTTGGAAAGAAGACGTGAGTTGCATCCATTGGCTTGATACAAAGGACCCTGGCTCAGTTGTTTTCGTGAACTTTGGAAGTATTGCAGTCATGACAAAGGAACAACTAATTGAGTTCGGGTGGGGACTCGCTAATAGCAAGAAGAATTTCTTATGGATAGCCAGGCCGGACATTGTTGGCAGCACTGAGGCAGGGATGTCACCAGAGTTCCTAGTTGAGACTAAGGGTAGAGGCATGATCACTAGTTGGTGTCCTCAAGAACAG GTTCTCAAGCACCCTGCAATTGGAGGATTCTTGATACACAGTGGATGGAACTCGACACTTGAGAGTATTAGCAGTGGTGTTCCGGTCCTTTGTTGGCCATTTTTTGCAGAACAACAAACAAATTGTCGGTATAGTTGTGTAGAGTGGGGGATTGGAATGGAAATCGATACTAATGTCAAGAGAGAGGAGGTGGAGGCTCAAGTGCGGGAGATCATAGATGGGACGAAAGGAAAGATGATGAAAGCTAAAGCTTTGGAGTTGAAGAAGAAAGCTAAAGAAGCAGTCACCATTGGTGGATCGTCTTATCTCAACTTTGACAAATTAGTTACCGAAATTCTGTTAAAAAAGTGA